AATGCCAGCAGTTTGAGGAAGTCAAAGAGAACAGTTATTCCGGCTCTGTGTTCATCTCTCTTTCTGAATGAGACAATGTAAAGGAGCCATTAGGTcacacagctgccagcagagggTTTTCATGTAATTTCCAGCCTTGGCTTTTTATTTGGTGAGGATAAAGGAACCAACCTGTCAATATCCCACAGAATTTATCAGAATTACCACATGGTGTTCATCATCCGTAACAGTTAGGTAACTTCCACTGCTCTATAAATTCACCTACCAGATACAAAAGCAGATGAGTATTTTACTCTAAGATCTGGCCTGGTGCAGATCAGCCGCTTCAGTGGTGCCTACTACAACAATTACACAAGCAGGACACTGCACTTCAGCCCTACCTCCAGTAGTATTACCATGTTCCAGGTACTTTCAAAATGTTCTACCAAGGATGAGTAACTCAGGACCTCAACTTTATTTAAAGATGTTAACATCTATCAGAAGTTCATTGCCACACTAGATGGTGGCTGTGGTCCAGGTACTACAATATTGCCTCCTAGAAAATTTTCCTGTTATGCATTTAAAAAAGGATAGCCTGCTCTTTTAACACAAGTAAACAAATGCAGACTTTTAAAGAAACTGTATGCTTTGCTAAATGGCTTTTAACTCACAAAATTAGCAAAGGATGTGGAGAAAGAGTTTTCATACCAGAGAGAAGCTTTTTTATAGCAAAAACAACCATGAgtgcagtttctttttcaggacacagctctggcacagagcagaagacagtcaggaactgcaatgcAAGCTGAAGGAACTGCAGAttgctccctgcacagggcagctcttTCAGTATCTGAGAGTAAAACTCTTGGTACAGTTTAACACGGGGCCGCTTCAAAAATCCACTGGGCTCCTTCTGCCAGTCCTTCTTGACAGGATGGCTCAGATCTGCTTTGAGGAGAGTAGTGACAGATGGTATGAATGCCACAGGCAAAGGCTGGTTTGGGGTGCTACTCTGAAGCCCGTGTTCAACAGTTCTGACCATCTGCAGAACCACTGGTTCCAACAGAGCACAAAACACATCCACAGAATGCAGCTTCttttctggcagctgctggaggtgcaGTGTGACAACATGACAGAGTGTGGTGAATGCTGTGAGCAGCAACTGCTCAGCTGCGGGATTCCAGTTTTTCCAGTCCGTGCTTTTGGCTGCACCTGTGTCTGGCCTGCAGCTCACCAGGAAAGACATGAACTTTTCCAAGTTGAGCTTCACACTTTGTCTTCTTTCAATAATCATCTGAAGAAAGTTTTCCAAAAACTCTTGGACTTCTTGGACATATTGTGCCCAATCAGGACCAGTCAAGACATCAGTGAAGAATTTGCAAGCTGTAAGCTGGGAGGTCATGACAGCCTCAAGAACATCACTGGCATGTAACACCTTAAGAACAGAGTTGGAGTTCCTGCCAGCTTGCAGGCACCTCAGGAGGTGGAGGCAAGTACTTAAAACCTTCAGCAATAACAATTTGCTGCAAGAGACACTAGCCCTGGCATTAActagcagggacagcagcaccagaAAACATCGAGTACAGTCAGAGGGAAGAAAACTGTCTAATTTCAGGAGAGAAACAATTTCTAGTAAATCCAGGCATCTTTGTAGCTGAGGTTCTTTCAGCATGACAGGGCAGCCATTTTTTGCTAACAATACTATACATTGGGCAACTTTCTCCAGTGTTTTCCAAGACAAGCTCAGCTCATCCTTCTGCACTTTGTTTTCTGATGGTACTTCCAATGGGTCAACAGTTTTGCAAGAAGCCAtaatttcttcatgccaagGAATACTGGTCACAGacagctgctgcagtggcagATCTACTGAatccctgggagcagtggggagCACCACAGCAAACTGATAAATAAGATGGGTCAGAAAAGCACAGTGCAGGACCCTCATTTCTGGTAGTAGAGAGCTGTGGATGAAACCAAGCGATATCTTTGCAATGCTGATGGAAGGCTCCTGATCCGTGGCAGCTTCCTGATCTTCAGCCAACATCAACGTTTCTAGAAGCACCTTTGCAATGTACTCAACATCTTTTAAGGAAATATATGGCAACAGGATGGTCAGGTTGGACATGATGAGGTGCCAGTGTGCTGTGGGGTAGCTAAGCTCAGTTATTGCACTGATATCTCCATCCCACAGTTCAGATTCTCCTCTGCTCATGGTAGATCTCCCAGACTCCAGGATGAAAGCTGCGGCATGCTGCAAGGCCTGTAGGTCAGCTTCAGTCTGCATTAACATCATCTTCATTTTCTGAAGTGTGAGGAGTTCTAAGCAGTATTTACTAGTGGAGGCAAAACTACTTGCAAGTTCCATAACTCTCCTCCAACTCTGATCCTTCACACCaggcagaaaagctgaaacGCCCCAGTGCCTTGCAGCAGGTTCAGTAACAGCAGTTTCAGCTGCTAGAGACACGTATTTACTGCAGCTAACACCAAACAGAGCATCTACCTCAACCCAAGTGTAAACAAGGAGGAGAGCAGCATCACTGGCCTTTCTTAGCCAAAGCTCTgacttttctccctctctcctaggagcctgcagcagctccatcagtgGCAGAATTATTCCCTTCTGTATGTTTGCCATCAAACACTGAGTGCGAAGCACCACAGGGGATGGAGTGACATCATCCAGGCTCCTCATGTTGAACAGAAAGGCATGCAGCACCGAGCACACTGACATCAGCTTCAAGGCCATGTCAACTGACCCTTCAACAGCTGGAATGATAAGGGCCTGGCATTTCTCCACGAAGAGACACAGAATGTCCAGAATCTGGTTGGGTGGCAGTTCAAGAAGGCACTCACGAAGCTTTGGTGTCAGGCCAGCTGAGAAGATAGGCGGCCTCAGTTCATCAACAGCTGGCCGGCAAATGACTGTCAGCACCTCTTCAAAGAGCCGTGGGAACTGCCTCAGCTTGGAGTAGGTCTGGAATATGGTGCTGATGAGAACCTCCTGAGGCTTCTTTGTATGTGGCTCAGAGGCCTCTGCATCAATCCAAGCTGACGACACCAAGTCATCCAGGTCTGGCTCTACTATAAGGTGGTTTAATGACATCAGGAGCTTGAGACACCTGAACCAAGCAGGGATGGAAGCTTGGGagtgtgtcagcagcagctgtgctagCTTCCTGTAAAACCCAAACTGCACCTCCTTGTGCCGGATACGGTCACTGGCGACATTATAGATGTCATTGCTGAGCACCAAGCTCAGAAGCTGTTCCAAAGCAAACAGTTCCACGCTCCAGTCCACAGGGAAAAGCAAATCACTCTTCCCCTCCTCTTGCAGGTCAGAGAGCCTGAGACAGCCAAAAAGCCTGCTGAGCATGTGGAAACACACAAGGTAGTTTTCTGCCTTACAGTACGAGTCCAGAAAGAGCTTATACAGCAGGGACACCGAACCAGCAACAACTGCTCCATGGAGGGCAGGTTCACACAAGTCACTGCCCAGCTTGGTCTGCACTGTGTTAACTGGTAGCAAAAGAGTTTTCCAAgctcctttcttcttctcctgGGATTTCTGCTCTGACAGCAGTTCTTCTTTGTAGGATGAGAAAAGCTCAGGCTGAAATAACCCAGCCTGCAGCAAAGTCTCTATTTGGCTTCGTATTTCTCTGCTCAGGTGCTGACACACATGGTTATCATCCGCTTGTGTCCAGCTCCTCACAGTCAGCAAGTGTCTCAAGAGCAAGCATGGCTGGAGCAAGTGACTCGTCACTCGCCCAAACACACGGTTTGGGTTGGCTTGCTGCCTCTGGATCAGCAGGTACTGAGCAAAGGTAAGATGGAGGACGTTGAACAACTGCGAGCCCACAGCATCATCAGAAGCCAGCTGTTGACATGCCAGCTTGGACAGCTTGCTGAGGAGATCAACCAGAAGTTCACACTTTGCTGTGTAAATGATGGACAGTGAAGAAGTAGAAAGAATGccactggagcagctcagcacagtgCCAATGTTCTGCTGTGTCTTCTCAGAATAGGCCTCTGATAATCTTTTGTTTATGatctgaaaaaagaaacaaaaacaaaccccaaaaccagtcAATTTAGCATACAAAGATAAAGCCCATCATAATGAACCAACAACACCTTGTGTGAGCTGCGGCTGCAAGCAAGGGGGTTGTGccaacagctgctgctgagcctctCACATCACAGGTTTCAAACTAGAAGCTCCACTGTCCTCGCATTTGTTTGCAGCACCAGATGAGTAAGGAAGCCCTCACGCACACTACTAGCAACAGCATAAGACTATCCACACTTGATCCTAACAGTTCATCCTGCAGAAATGGAGTAggggaaaatttcttcccttCTTGAACGGTCCCCAAAATTACActcccaacaacaacaaacctaTACACACAACACATCCCTGCTCTGATACAGAGAGTTTATTTAATAAGAATGTCCATGACTAAATATCATCTTTGTATTTGAAAATGAGACAGTTTCTAGTTCTGGTATCTGGAATGTGAAGCActattctcttttctctttgagGGATACACATTTCTAGAGAAATTATGTtgcatttctcttccttttctcaaATTTTATGTGTATTTCCCTGCTGTTCTCTTCTTCAATCCACTTTTCACTCGCTCCCTTTTCTCAACTTCAGATAATGTCTGCAAACAACTCAgtaacaattttaaaatctacATCTATTTTGTTAAAAACCTTACCTGTCTCCTTACACCTTATTGGGGATGGTTCATCTCCTCAGCTGCAACAGTGATGGACTAAAACAGACCCTTAAATTCTTCCCACTGGACCCTCTATACCTCTGTCCTTGGTGTTCAGGGTACCCTGTATCTCTGACCTGATCTTCATCCAGACAGGTTTTCACACACAGACCACCTTTAAATTTGGCACACTTTCTGCATAACATCTCTGAAGCCCAGATTTCATCCAACCAATTCTTCATACTTCACAGTTCAATTTCTACATGTAAAGACAATCTTTTCTTGCTTCCCTTCAATCTGATCAAAACTAAAAGGATCATTTCCCCAGTCATTTTCACTGCCTTTGCAGCCACTCACTAATTCTGCCATTTTTAACCTTAGCGCTGCACAAATACAAAATGTACTGCAGGACAGAAATAGAGAAACTTTCAGTACAGGTCCTGCAAACTATCAGATTAAGACATATTTCAGGCAATCTATCAGATTAAGACATATTTCATGCAACATCTGACACTGTGAGGGAGAGTCAAGTACTATAAAAGATACATATTGCTATCCAGAATTTTTCCAGATATCCACAGTCATAGTTACCTCTGCAACTGAAAAACTGAGACCAACTGTCTTCCCACTCTTTAAGAGATCCTGTAGTCTTTTACTATGGATAACATTGTCAAGATATGCCCAGAGTTTTTCAACAACTTCATCCTCCAGTTCATGTTTCTTGTTGTAGTTGGAAACCAACGCTTGGGTTACCCAATCGAGTAAAACCTGTTAAcagaagggaaaacaagaaatcTTTAACAACTCCCAAGCAAAAACAGGACAAAAGCAGTACCTCCTCATAGTTACAGCATTTGTACCTTGAGAACTGTGCTACATCCAAGCAGAACAGCCTCTGAGTGAGCAGCGAAGTCTGCTCCCAAAGGTTTCAATTCCTAAGAGCTTACGCTCTATACCAAATGTTGGACCTGTGCTTGCATGTACCATCCAAAAACAACTTTCAGAAGTGAACATCTTTACTCTCACAACATTCTAATTCTAACAGTTGATACTGGTTGCAAATGCAGTCCTTTAAATCAGTGCTTAGAGAATCAGCTGGTTTTAACTTTCTGACAGTTGCTATTCCACTCACATCCTTCTCTTCATATGTTTAAATTCACTACCTAGAAATTCGGGCCCAGGAATTTAGATGTGTGCAAACTGGAAAAGATTGAAATAT
This window of the Ammospiza nelsoni isolate bAmmNel1 chromosome 3, bAmmNel1.pri, whole genome shotgun sequence genome carries:
- the URB2 gene encoding unhealthy ribosome biogenesis protein 2 homolog isoform X2, with protein sequence MAAIYSGIYLKLKSAKTSWEDKLKLARFAWISHQCVLPNKEQVLLDWVTQALVSNYNKKHELEDEVVEKLWAYLDNVIHSKRLQDLLKSGKTVGLSFSVAEIINKRLSEAYSEKTQQNIGTVLSCSSGILSTSSLSIIYTAKCELLVDLLSKLSKLACQQLASDDAVGSQLFNVLHLTFAQYLLIQRQQANPNRVFGRVTSHLLQPCLLLRHLLTVRSWTQADDNHVCQHLSREIRSQIETLLQAGLFQPELFSSYKEELLSEQKSQEKKKGAWKTLLLPVNTVQTKLGSDLCEPALHGAVVAGSVSLLYKLFLDSYCKAENYLVCFHMLSRLFGCLRLSDLQEEGKSDLLFPVDWSVELFALEQLLSLVLSNDIYNVASDRIRHKEVQFGFYRKLAQLLLTHSQASIPAWFRCLKLLMSLNHLIVEPDLDDLVSSAWIDAEASEPHTKKPQEVLISTIFQTYSKLRQFPRLFEEVLTVICRPAVDELRPPIFSAGLTPKLRECLLELPPNQILDILCLFVEKCQALIIPAVEGSVDMALKLMSVCSVLHAFLFNMRSLDDVTPSPVVLRTQCLMANIQKGIILPLMELLQAPRREGEKSELWLRKASDAALLLVYTWVEVDALFGVSCSKYVSLAAETAVTEPAARHWGVSAFLPGVKDQSWRRVMELASSFASTSKYCLELLTLQKMKMMLMQTEADLQALQHAAAFILESGRSTMSRGESELWDGDISAITELSYPTAHWHLIMSNLTILLPYISLKDVEYIAKVLLETLMLAEDQEAATDQEPSISIAKISLGFIHSSLLPEMRVLHCAFLTHLIYQFAVVLPTAPRDSVDLPLQQLSVTSIPWHEEIMASCKTVDPLEVPSENKVQKDELSLSWKTLEKVAQCIVLLAKNGCPVMLKEPQLQRCLDLLEIVSLLKLDSFLPSDCTRCFLVLLSLLVNARASVSCSKLLLLKVLSTCLHLLRCLQAGRNSNSVLKVLHASDVLEAVMTSQLTACKFFTDVLTGPDWAQYVQEVQEFLENFLQMIIERRQSVKLNLEKFMSFLVSCRPDTGAAKSTDWKNWNPAAEQLLLTAFTTLCHVVTLHLQQLPEKKLHSVDVFCALLEPVVLQMVRTVEHGLQSSTPNQPLPVAFIPSVTTLLKADLSHPVKKDWQKEPSGFLKRPRVKLYQEFYSQILKELPCAGSNLQFLQLALQFLTVFCSVPELCPEKETALMVVFAIKKLLSGPAITTQVIRSMEMELTEVLVQVLGNCSDEEFYAIMRLVLQGLEVRNIWQQKAKVRPS
- the URB2 gene encoding unhealthy ribosome biogenesis protein 2 homolog isoform X1; the encoded protein is MAAIYSGIYLKLKSAKTSWEDKLKLARFAWISHQCVLPNKEQVLLDWVTQALVSNYNKKHELEDEVVEKLWAYLDNVIHSKRLQDLLKSGKTVGLSFSVAEIINKRLSEAYSEKTQQNIGTVLSCSSGILSTSSLSIIYTAKCELLVDLLSKLSKLACQQLASDDAVGSQLFNVLHLTFAQYLLIQRQQANPNRVFGRVTSHLLQPCLLLRHLLTVRSWTQADDNHVCQHLSREIRSQIETLLQAGLFQPELFSSYKEELLSEQKSQEKKKGAWKTLLLPVNTVQTKLGSDLCEPALHGAVVAGSVSLLYKLFLDSYCKAENYLVCFHMLSRLFGCLRLSDLQEEGKSDLLFPVDWSVELFALEQLLSLVLSNDIYNVASDRIRHKEVQFGFYRKLAQLLLTHSQASIPAWFRCLKLLMSLNHLIVEPDLDDLVSSAWIDAEASEPHTKKPQEVLISTIFQTYSKLRQFPRLFEEVLTVICRPAVDELRPPIFSAGLTPKLRECLLELPPNQILDILCLFVEKCQALIIPAVEGSVDMALKLMSVCSVLHAFLFNMRSLDDVTPSPVVLRTQCLMANIQKGIILPLMELLQAPRREGEKSELWLRKASDAALLLVYTWVEVDALFGVSCSKYVSLAAETAVTEPAARHWGVSAFLPGVKDQSWRRVMELASSFASTSKYCLELLTLQKMKMMLMQTEADLQALQHAAAFILESGRSTMSRGESELWDGDISAITELSYPTAHWHLIMSNLTILLPYISLKDVEYIAKVLLETLMLAEDQEAATDQEPSISIAKISLGFIHSSLLPEMRVLHCAFLTHLIYQFAVVLPTAPRDSVDLPLQQLSVTSIPWHEEIMASCKTVDPLEVPSENKVQKDELSLSWKTLEKVAQCIVLLAKNGCPVMLKEPQLQRCLDLLEIVSLLKLDSFLPSDCTRCFLVLLSLLVNARASVSCSKLLLLKVLSTCLHLLRCLQAGRNSNSVLKVLHASDVLEAVMTSQLTACKFFTDVLTGPDWAQYVQEVQEFLENFLQMIIERRQSVKLNLEKFMSFLVSCRPDTGAAKSTDWKNWNPAAEQLLLTAFTTLCHVVTLHLQQLPEKKLHSVDVFCALLEPVVLQMVRTVEHGLQSSTPNQPLPVAFIPSVTTLLKADLSHPVKKDWQKEPSGFLKRPRVKLYQEFYSQILKELPCAGSNLQFLQLALQFLTVFCSVPELCPEKETALMVVFAIKKLLSGPAITTQVIRSMEMELTEVLVQVLGNCSDEEFYAIMRLVLQGLEVRNIWQQKAKEVLSAVTLTKLLLSCPLSGDKGKAFWFASPQIITALALQTKEACQDQALISIIAIPILETVATLLRQGEGILVNPHHVSLAFSILLTVPLDHLKTEDYHGVFLGVHEVLFSIVQCHPKVLLKAAPSFLSSFHRLVVSVMHEGRQKGDRGNMDEFEMILKCAHLVERMYTYIAAEMEDFTVFSAFIVAHYVTELQKVTLHPAVKTHLTEGIYHILDLCIERDIKFLNASLPAGVRQVFKDLYNDYNHYHKAKKQGEEKYTA